The following DNA comes from Nicotiana sylvestris chromosome 10, ASM39365v2, whole genome shotgun sequence.
TGCTAACTATTTGCTTGTACAAGTAACCATTAATGAAGCAGGAACAGAGATGGCGGAGACTGAGTCAAGCTTTTCCCTTCATGATTGATCAGAGTGAATAAATTCCAAAATCAACCTGGAGACAGCATCAGGCTTCTCCACATGAGGGATATGACCACACTTTGGTACTTGGCAGATAATAGCATTTGGCAGTTCACAATGCAATCTCTGCACACATAAGAGTCAATGGACACTTTGGTAATACTTATGCACCACGTATTTGGCTGCTACAAGCCAACAGGTTTCTACTCTTACAAACTTGAAAGAAACATACCACTGCGAGCTTGTAGTCAATAATCTGATCATCTTCACCCCATATTATCAGTGTTTTCTGCTTGACCTGTATAACAGAACTCCTTCCAGTATGAGAATACTGTAGAGTTCTCCATAGGGACAGAAGAAAACCAGTAGACAACATAGGAAATGGAGCTAGAAGAAACAATCTTGGTGCTATAAAAGCAGAAGCAAGTGTGGATCAATCAGCCGCAATTCTACTAGAATGATCCGCCAAAAAATTAGTATGAGGGCCCTAGAGATCAACGGTAACTCCAGTGTAAATTATTACCAAACCAATAATATTGATGATGTCTACAACTAATAAGTTTGGAATTTCAAGAGAAGCTCATAGGTGTTTGCAGTCCAAAATAACTGTGATAAGTATACATGatacttccttttttctttctagAAATGGATGTTTCTTGGGACAACCCAAAAAGGAAAACCGATAATTAATTGGGTAGAAAGAGGAATATGAAGCAAGTGACATGGTTTCCACCTAATAGACGCGTGGTTGAGGCGAACACGTGAACTTCTCAGTATGCCGATTTGCTGGATGGACAAGAATTTGGCATCTCACTTTTCTTTCTAGTCTGTTTTGACAATATAACACAAGATTTTACTTACTACAACAGATTTTCAAAATTAACCATTCGGCAGGAGTTTCTGTATTTGGACTCCAACATTGCATAAATGACTACAACAACGGCCCAGTatagtcccacaagtggggtctggggagggtaatatgtacgcagaccttacccctatcccgaggggcagagaggctgttccCACAATTGCATAAATGACTAGTAAGATTATATTTTTTACCGCTAGCCCCACAACATCTTTTACAGCAAGAACATGTAGCTCGATACCACAGTCAtgagaaaagaaattataaaaGGTGGCAACAGGCATGtctatataggaaaaaattaaaGATTATTTAGTCAATTTCTACATACATGTTGTATCTGATCAATGACATTGTAACCTCCACTGATCATGAAATTCACTGTTGTATCCTCCCACCAAGGTAATAAACAATGTAGACGACCTATCTGGATAGAAAACCATGTAATTAAAAGGTCTGATAAGACAAGTAGTGCAGACGCACATTTCAGACATCTGAGCTCCATGACTTTCAGGTTTCTTAAAGATCAGAGGGTCGATACTTACATTAGTCCAGTCTATGCAGGTATTTAATGGTAAGCCATTGAAAGTCAATGATGTTGCGTATAAACGAAGTGGTATGCTTTTCAACAAGTAGACCTGCAACAAGTTTGTTGTCAAGATAGTGAAAACAATAAGAAATATAGATGGAAGATACTCAAAGAATGCTGTAAATATATTTGGATACATGTTATATCCATGATTTGGATCAGAATCTTTCCAGTAGAAGACTGAATGATAACTTGATATCCGATGTATCTAGTATGAGTTATTTGGGGTTTTGCAGCTTCAAGGGAAAGATCTGACGAACAAACAGTGTCACTATACAAGGGATGCTAATCTTTGGATCAGTTAAGCTGATCATCATTTACGATTCTCCTTTTCTTTCAAGCTTATCATAAATCAAGTTCTTGGTGAAACCACAGTCTAAGTTGATATAGATGTTCATTTAAATCAAACGGTCAAAATAGGAGTAGACTGTATCCCTTTATTTTAAGAGGACTTGGAGGGGACTCACCCCAGCATAAGCTAATGCTTTTGGTAAGGTTGCGAGGCTTCCTGTACCTTCCGCATAAACACATGCATCGATTAAAACCAGCCTATCCACCTATCAAAGTAAAACCTACTTCAGAGTAAGCCATAAAATGATACCTCCTTAATAATAGAAAATGATCTATAAAATCTGTATAGGGATTCACAGTTATTTAATGTACTTACTGCTTCTGGATAGTTGACAGAGAAGTCAATAGCAACAGCAGATCCAAGACTCGGTCCGACAAGTACCATTGGCCTCTTGATGTAGGTAGACCACAACTGAGAAAAAAACAAGACTGGATATTCAAAGCAAGTAAATGGAAAATTCCTTCGAAAATTTAatacaacaacaaacccaatgTAATCCCataagtgaggtctggggagggtagtgtgtacgcagatcttacccctaccttcGAAAATTTATTATCAGACTAATTCTTCAACATGGCCTTACAGTTATTAAACTTTTTAGTGGTTTCTACAGATAAACTTAGACAAGTAAATACTACTTCCATAATTTCCTAGTGTAGGACTGTGCTGAGTAAGAAAGGGTCCCCCCATAATGCTGCATAACTGTGATATCATACCACTGCACAATGGGTTACAACTGTGGTATGCGCCCTTGCATAGCAAGTATTATAGTAAACTACCAAAAAATAATTGAATGTGACTTTTAACTTAATTTTGTACTTCGATATGGTACTTAATTTGTACTTATGTATGCTATTTTACATTTATTAGAATGTCTAATAAAAGAGACTAATTCCAACATTTGAAGTTTGTGTGAACTAGATTAAAAGGGCATCCCGGTGCACAAGGCATCTTGCATTCACGCAGGGTACGGGGAAAGGCCGCAccccaaggggtgtgatgtagacagttCATTAGTGTCTGCTTCCACGGCTTAAACCcacctataggtcacacggagacaactttaccgttgctccacgGCTCCCCTAGATTAAGACATATAATTCATAAGATCAGCAGGTACCTGGTACAGATGATCACGCTTGGAAGCTACATCACACGATGGAAGCCTTTCTTTAAAATCACAAGCAAACAGAAAGAGATGAAACCGTAAGCAAGTCTTCAGTTTTTGTTTGCAGAATCTTTCTGGAAAAATGAAAATCAGGAAAGAACCAGGACAATACTATTTACCTAAATCAGAGAAACCCCATCCAAGGATATCAACTGCCCATGTCTCCAACCCAGCTTCCTCAAGCAATGGAAGTGCGTACCTCCACTCTAAACATGTGCTGAACAATAAGGTTTGATGAACAACAGGATCACAACAAGAGAAAGTGGTAAAAACTATTACCTTAGCATGAGGCATACCTATCAAAACCATGGAGAAGCACAACTGGATTGGCCTCTGTCTGTTCTTTTGGCTTCACGCAACTACTCATGACACAACCCTTCGAAAAGTTTACCTAAATGGACCAGCAATGAAGCTGAACCGTCAAGGCAGTAACTAGAACCTTATAAAGGAAGAGAATGATGGATTTCAATACAAAACAGGAGAAACAAGATATTTAGATATCTGAGTTTAAGGATTAAAAGGAAAATACATACACAAGAACACTGATTAAGTTGCAGATCATGGGTGGTTACCACTATGGGTCTATGGCAGCAGGTATACTACTGCAAAGGTTGCACCCTTACCTGCTGCATTCATCTaggtatgtgtgtgtgtgtaatatATATGAAAAGatctaaaatatatatattcataTTAAGCCTGCGCGCATTGTCACGAGGTAGTATGTGCAGCAGTATTGACTATCTGTTTTAAAATTTTGGTTTATTCCTAAAAAACCATGACTAAATAGAAAATACTCCCTCCTTCCAAATATATGATAACTCCTTCCCATTTAGGATATTCCAAAAGTTTTTGACACTATATCATTTCTGTAAAATTTTCACAACTTTCAAGAAATAAAGTTTATCAAACTATTCAAACTTTAGACTTGGATGTATTGTTTCctctataaaaaaaaattcaaccaTTACTTCAatatttctttcaaatttcaGGTCCAAGCAAATACCTTCATATAAATTTGGATGGGGGAGTAAACAATTATTAACTACTTATGAAGAAATTTACATTAAAAAAAATTTGTTCTCCAACATCCCCAAGTAGAGACATCAAATAGCCCTTATGTCCAAGTCTTGGTGGGCATACTAATGGGAGGTAGCAGCTAAACCAGAATAGTCAGAGGTACACACAAGCTCACTTGAACACCATTGTCATAAAAACATCAAAATAGCCTGTCTAGCTACCATAAAAACCTGCATGCATGGTGCAATTCTTGTTCTTGTACTACTGATTTAGGTTCTAAAACACTAAATTTGCGACCTATGTGTTAGTATTTGTCCAAAGCAACAAAATTTTACTCATCAAAACAGAACCCATTTCACAAAAAGTACAGATTTTGCTCCAGGTGATTCCCAATGCTTCATGCAACATTGAAATAGAAAAAAGATACAGAAATCATTAAAGAAAATAGCACATTTTGAAGCTAATAAAAAGAGGGAAAAACATACTGGTAATCTTTCAATTCTTGAAGCCAATTTTCTAGCAAAAGGATCTTTAATATTCTCCACTTGTTTAGGAAGAAAATCCGGAAATTCACCAGCCCATATTCTAAAAGGCTTAAAACTCCAACATTTTCTTTTGGATCCAATTCCAAAGAAAAGTGTTGGTGGCGGAGCACCACCAGTTCTGGCTGAGAGAACTGTTAGCATAGTGGCATTGGGTTTTCTGCTACTCATACATACATACAAAGAAGAAGAGTGAGTAGCCATTATTATATGTCGGTACTTGCCTACTCGGGTGTAATTGGATTTGACATTTGTTCTAAAAAAAATCAGGAGAAAGTTCAGCAATGTGGCTGTACATGCATTTCACATTTCTTTTAGTTTAATTTTCCCGCTTCCTATGATTAAATTAATGTAGAAAAGTCAAAATATTGAAAAATAGGAATTTTTTTCAAACCAAAATACACCCACATACTATGGGGTGGTTTGGTAGGGTGTACCGTTCCCGTTTGGCCAAAGATTtcggggagaaattcaaaaatagccagatttacaaccggtcattcaaaaatagcccaatcttaaaagtaatcgaaatttagttacttttcacgtaaagataaatttgagcgaaaacaaTGTTCAAAACcagaaaaatacgccagtatattatgctggagttccagcataagtatacttgaactccagcatattatactggagttccaggataagtatgctggaactccagcataatatgatagagttccaacataagtacactagaactccagcataatatactggagttccagcaagtataccggtccggcataatatactggagtttggagcacctgtgctccagtctccagtatattatactggagccaacaaagtataccggtccagcataatatgctggagttcatacacaggtgcaccgaacttcaatatattatgctggaccggtcactgttgcagcaaaatagtggctatttttcattgacttggtaaacgctagctaattttgaatgaccagtccgaaaactggctataccgtgctatttttacaagatTTTGGCTtcaattttttcagttttttgtTTGAAAATAATGTTTGTTCATGAAATATGATcatattttggggaaaaaatATTTCAAATTCTCAAAAACTGGTTTAGGGTATTTCTTCCAttcataaaacatcaactttTCTTCAAATAAATGCATGCCCAAACATAActtcaaattttaaaaattattcttcaatacaacttcaaaaactcttttttcaatttcaatcaaatttatgtccaaacgctagctAAGAATAGTACTAAATAAGTGTATTAATAATGCTAGGATTAGTAACATTGAGATTAGTTATACTGGTATTATTTCTTATCCACTGTTTGGTTTGGTCTAAAAAACATGTTTTGCATAGGAGTGTATACATGTTTATCCATGTATTACAAACCATGATATTACTAAAGTCACAGTTTGTTATgtagtattagttatacataagATAATACCAAATATGATGAAAAAACACTACCAAACAAAGGATTAATAATACCAAAcctaatacatatattatttTCCCTAATACATTCCACCAAATAAGTTATACATTCATAGTAATTCAACACATTGCATAACGGTAAAAGCTTATATGACATTTACGTCAAATCAGTTATAATAATATATCTATATTctgtatatgtcacgacccaatttctcctatagatcgtgatgacgcccaatgtcaccgctaggcaagccaacagtgaactaGCCTTGTATTTATTCTTTTTAACAATTTCGAAATAgctgattttttatttattaagtaAGCAAGAGAtgaaaattttaataaaataaagtgtAGACAAGTATAAGAACAAGTGTGGTGAAATAAATTCTCAAAAGCTATCAAATGTCTACTAGCATAATTctaagatctggtgtcacaagtgtatgagctactAATAGAATATACAAAAACACTaaactactgtctgaaatagagtagacagaaagtaaatacaaaagAGAGACTTCGGGTGCTGCAGAACGGACTCGGAAAGCAGCTCACCACTAAGTCTCGGAGTATCAGGGGTGCGCGTCGGGATGACTGCCAGATGCACCTGCCCTAGATCCTGCacgattagtgcagaagtgtagcgtgagtacataaacaacatgtactcagtaagtatcaagtctaacctcaaagaagtagtaacgaggggtcgacatcgacacttcaTATGGGCCAATAAATACAATACAGAAATTCTAAATAAGCATGAGttatgtaaataataataataataataataataataatacaatagCAAGCAACAAATGAATGATTCTTTAACTAATAGCAAATTCCAACATCTCTAACCAACACCTACTAACTGCAAATCAATTTCTGTCATTAAATGAATTATAACCTCTCAAGCCATTAAATAATATCAAGCGTAATTAGGCTCCGAGTATTATCATGCATGATTTATGCCAAGGTCATATGGTCGATCCAGAAATATACTGTGTGCAGGCCGAGGGTAGAACgtcacgaaccatagatgcatctattaaactgCCGAGGCGAACAACCCGCTTCCATCAGAATAGGAAGTTTACCTCGCTCACGGAAGTACTTGTGACGTGAGAGGACATGGATTTCTCAAAGTTATTAaatattcctcaattctttccccaaaataagaAATCTAACTTGGAAGTTTTCAACTTTAAAATCTCTAGTCTCAGCTCTATTCAAGATAATTAATATGCATAACAAACATGGcagtacaattaaagcatgatgTAAACCTAAGACTACCCGGACATCTCATGAAATATAGCTACACACGTCACCTAGTGCATACGTAGCTCCCCATACAAGTAATACATAACAAAAATACACCTTAAGGGGATGAGTTCTCTCCTACAAGGTTAGGCAAGGGACTTACCTTGTTCTCAAGCTCAATTCCGGTCCACAAATACGCTCTAAGTCCTCAACTTGGTGCCAAACAACCAGAACtagccaaatattatataaataagtCAATATAtactcaaaagttcataatttaactattaaGGTAATTATTCACCCCTAATTGGAAGATTCGTAAAATtaacccccggacccacgtgcccggatcccgaaatttttcgaagataattGTTATccataacctcatgaactcaaatataccATTTTCAACcaattccataatcattttcgtggttaaatcccatttttatcaaaatctagatttttcaactaaacccataattttcacaattttacatgttaaaatctacctataatctatgtattaaacttacattgggtaggaattacttaccttcaCTAGCTAGGTGGAAGCCCCTCTCTAAGAAGCTCCAAAAATCACCTAAGAAGTAAAATAAATGAACcaaaatggcctaagtcccgtCTTAAATGAACCTTCTGCCTCCAGCAATTTCCGCTTTCGCGGAGaattggccgcttctgcggctccgcatctgcggaaaatGCATCGCAAATGCGGCCCTCCCGTGGCTGGCCTACTTCTGCTTCTATGGACAACGACCCACTTCTGCGAGCCCGCTTATGCGGCGTACGCGTCGCACCTGCGACCTtgcccgcttctgcggtcacgtgcctcgcacctgcgccttcgcaggtgcggttcctgcCTAGATTCTGCGACTTCATACCCAGGCTGCCAAGCCGCTTCTGTGAGCTTCACCTTACTTCTGCGAGGTCGCTTCTGCGACCAAACTTCCGCAGAAGTGATCGCACCAGCAACAGAAAATTTCCAGCACTTGAGCATGGCCCAAATTGATCCGAACCCTGTTCGAAACTTGCCCAATCCATTCGAGGCcttaaccaaatataccaacaagtccgtAAACATAAGACAGACCTGCTCAACCTCTCGAAACAcgaaaaacaacaccaaaactaagaatcacactcCAAACCAAATcgaatcaacttatgaacttcaagttcttccaaCTTGTTCCGAACACACCGAATCATACTTAAACTACTTGGAATGACACCACATTTTGCGTTcaagtcttaaatcaccatacgaaactattctCAGGCTTGGAATACTGAACGGACCTCGATATCAACTTCgaaccaaatttaaagaatttgaaaaaCCTTCAATGTGCCAACTTTTGATATTAAGCACAGAAACGCTCCCAAGTCATCCAAAACCAGATCCGAACATACTCCCaactccaaaatcatcatacgaacttattggGACCAtcaattccgaggtcatttactaaaaatgttgacccAAGTCAAACTTAACCCGTTTAAGCCAATAACAAGGAACTAAGTGTTCTAATTTCAACCCGAAGCCTTCCAAATCCCAAACTAATCATCCTCGCAAGTCGTAAAATATTAAAATCACATACGGGGATTCTTATTTAGGAGAATGGggatctagaaagcaaaacaaccggtcggatcgttatattctccacctcttaaacaatcgttcgtcctcaaacagGTCTAGAATCGTACCTggagtgctgaataagtgtggatatctactctgcatgtcttcctcggtctcccaagtcgcctcctcgactggttgaccCCTCCATTGTACTTTTATCGCACAAATCTTCTTagacctcaactggcgaacctgctTATCAATAATGGCAATTGAATCCTCCTCATAACACaggctctcatctagctgaaccGTGTTGTAGTCTAACACATGCGACTTGTCGGCATGATACCTCTgcagcatagacacgtgaaaaattcgatgaactcccgatagactgggaggcaaagcaagctcataagcaacctccccaactcatctcaacacctcaaatggaccaataaaccttgggcccaacttgcccttcttcccgaacctcatgattcccttcatcggcgagaccttcaagagaaccttctcgcccaccataaatgataaatcacggGCCTTTTGGGCCATATAACTCTTCTTTATGGACTGTGTTGTGCGAAGtcgctcttgaatcaactttaccttttccaaggcatccttgaCCAAGTCAGTatcatataacttagcctcgccgggctcaaaccatCTGATAGGTAAACGatatcgccgaccatataaagcctcaaatggatccatctcgatgctggactaaTAACTATTGTTGTATGCAAACTCGGCCAAAGGTAAGAattgatcccactgccctccgaggtcaatcacacatgctctgagcatatcctccaagatatGAACCATCCACTctgactgcccgtcggtctgCGGGTGAAAGGCTATATTGAGCTCTACCCGGGTCCCCAACTTACTCTATAATGCCCTCCAAAAATGCGAAGTAAACTGAAGGACTCTATCTGATATAATGGAAACATGCACACCATGCAACCGGACAATCTCCTGAATGTAAATCTGGCCCAATCTCTCTGAAGAATATGTGGTCTCAACCGgaataaagtgtgccgacttggtcaacctgttgACAATGatccaaactgcatcaaacttcatCAAGGTCctcggcaacccaactacgaagtccatagtaatgcgctccaaTTTCCACTCAGGTATAACCATCTGTtggagtaggccacctggcctctgatgctcatacttaacctactggCAATTAAGGCACCTCtttacatactcaactatgtcctttttcatcctctcccaccaataatgttgccttaGGTCGTGATATATCTTCGTAGcccctggatgaatagaataccgggaattATG
Coding sequences within:
- the LOC104240729 gene encoding alpha/beta hydrolase domain-containing protein VTE7-like isoform X1 is translated as MATHSSSLYVCMSSRKPNATMLTVLSARTGGAPPPTLFFGIGSKRKCWSFKPFRIWAGEFPDFLPKQVENIKDPFARKLASRIERLPVNFSKGCVMSSCVKPKEQTEANPVVLLHGFDSTCLEWRYALPLLEEAGLETWAVDILGWGFSDLERLPSCDVASKRDHLYQLWSTYIKRPMVLVGPSLGSAVAIDFSVNYPEAVDRLVLIDACVYAEGTGSLATLPKALAYAGVYLLKSIPLRLYATSLTFNGLPLNTCIDWTNIGRLHCLLPWWEDTTVNFMISGGYNVIDQIQHVKQKTLIIWGEDDQIIDYKLAVRLHCELPNAIICQVPKCGHIPHVEKPDAVSRLILEFIHSDQS
- the LOC104240729 gene encoding alpha/beta hydrolase domain-containing protein VTE7-like isoform X2 — translated: MSSCVKPKEQTEANPVVLLHGFDSTCLEWRYALPLLEEAGLETWAVDILGWGFSDLERLPSCDVASKRDHLYQLWSTYIKRPMVLVGPSLGSAVAIDFSVNYPEAVDRLVLIDACVYAEGTGSLATLPKALAYAGVYLLKSIPLRLYATSLTFNGLPLNTCIDWTNIGRLHCLLPWWEDTTVNFMISGGYNVIDQIQHVKQKTLIIWGEDDQIIDYKLAVRLHCELPNAIICQVPKCGHIPHVEKPDAVSRLILEFIHSDQS